From the Camelus bactrianus isolate YW-2024 breed Bactrian camel chromosome 4, ASM4877302v1, whole genome shotgun sequence genome, the window TTGTGCAGCTCTTTCTTGGCTTCCATCACCCTCTGCTGATTCTCTTCCTAGCTTTTTCTCTGACCATTCTTTCTAAGTGCCCTTAGTTTCTTGTCCCAGTCCTAAATGCTGGTGTTTCTCAGGTTTCTGTTAAGACTCTTCTCACTGTACTCTCTCTCTTGAGTTTTCTTCCACTTCAGTGGCTAAACACTAATCATTCCCAGATCTGTGTGtccagacctcagtttcctctagtCTTTTGATGTCTTTTGATATCCATCTTGATGTCTCACAGATACTTCACACTCAGCATGCCCCAAAATGAACTCATCTTTTCCCCAAAACCTGTTCTCCCTAAATTCCTTATCTCTATGAATAGTAATACCACCCCCAGTTACCAATCCCAACTCAGTGCTCTCCCTCACCTCTCACATCCAGTAAGTCAACAGGCCCTATTGACTCTACCTCCTAATATCTCTCAAATCTCTCTCCGCTTCTTCATTCTTATGTCTTAGTTTAGCCACTCATCTTTTCTTACCTGTACTATTGCAACAGCCACCTAACTGCCCTCCATACCTCCAGACTTTGCCCCtctaatccattctccacacaacAGACAAAGAGCTGACTGTGGCACTCTGcatttaaaaaccttttcatGATTCCCCTTTGCCCTCAGAAAAAAGGCCCAGTTTGAGGGGCTCAATGAAGGGCATTTCAGACACTTTACAGTCAGACTTTTGTCCACCTCCCTTTCCTTATCTTTTATCATCCCTCCCTACTTTCTcctataaaacacacacacaccacactccAGTTGCACTGAACATCTCACAGTGTTTACACCATTGTGCCAAGCATATACTAGGTGCTCAGTGTTTATTGAAAGAATGGTTTGAGTTCTTCATGAAATCCACAAATGAATAGTCATGAAATGTCTGCTCCTGTTCTTTGCTGGTGTTTTAGGGGGGgaaataatctattttaaagaATCTCTGAGAATTTGAAGACTTGTAAGACTGTAAAGTAATGTTAGCAAAATAACGTATCAGTGCTTTTTTGGAATTAAAACTTCCACAGTCCCACAAAAAACTTATTTGGTTTTAGGAACTTTTCCATGATGGCGTCTCTTTCAAAACCATTCTGCAGTTATTTAAAGTGATACATTTTAGAATTAAACAGTTTTACAAAATGTGGAAACTAGAGTTAGAATTAAACTTTTTAACTAAAATACTCCTTGAGCACAATCTAACACAGTAGCCAGATACTTAAAATAGGTAAGGATGGAGCTGCCCTGGTTGGTGGAGCTAGAACTCTGCCCACTTACTAGCCCTCTTCTCCCTTGCAACATCTTCCTAAGGCATATCTAAGGAATCCCTAGGCTATCTCAGAGAACCATCCCAAAACCACTATTTTAGTAAAAGAGATTCTGGGCTGGATTCAGGATACTTGGGTTCTGGAGAAGATCCTGCCCCAGAGTTGGGCAGCTCGGAGAAAGTCCTTTCCCCCTTTGTggggcctcagtctccttgtTCGTGAATGTAAGGCTGTGATTAGATGATCCCAGAATTGCCTTTCAGCTGAAATACTATTTCCATTCCTCCTGatccttggctttcttttttactGGCCTATAGGGCCACTGACTcagctcttcctctttttcagaACAACCTCAACTTGCTGCTAACTGAGGAGGAAATGTACAGCCTCACAGAGACCTTTCAGCAGTGTAAAGTCATCCCTGGTAAGGCTGGAGAGTGCTGCCGATGGAGAGGGCCAGGCAGATATCTCCTTCATACTTTCTAGGCTAAACCATGAAAGGAGTATTCTGGCATTTGGTGGGTAAGAGAGTAAATGGGTCCCTATTCACAAGCTGTTGGCCCACCCCTGGCCACAGCCTGAGTTATCCTGGCTATGGAGACAAAGACTCGACAAGAACTGTGGGTGTGGGCGCCCTGGAGATTACCCTAGAGGTGAGGGGAGGTACTCCACAGGCTGAGCAAAGGATGGACATGGCTAGTATGGGGTGCCTCCCCACAGATTGCTCCTTGACACTGGAGGACTTCCTGCGCTACCGCCACCAAGCAGCGAAGCGGGGGGACAGTGACAGGGCTCTCAGTGAGGAGCAGGAAGAGCAGGCAGCTCGTCAGTTTGCAGCCCTGGACCCTGAACACCGAGGACATGTAGAGTGGCCTGACTTCTTGTCCCATGAGTCCCTCCTACTTCTGCAGCAGTTGCGTTCCCAGGTGAGGGCCAGCTGGGGTGAACATTCATGGGATATTGGGTGACAGAGACCTGGGAAGTATGCCAGGCAGGTTGGGGGAACACTGGGTACTCTGAACAGGGACCAGTACCAGGAAGGGGCCCAGGTTCCGTTCAGTGACAGGTGATCCAGTGCCTGGGCTGGGGAAACTGCTCAAGGAAGATTGATTTGCACTGGACCCCACTACAAATGTTGGTGCTACCAGAAAGGATCCAGGCAGCATCAAAGGGAGGTTGCAGAGGTGGTAATAGAGGTAGGATTCTCTACTGCATGacagtttacaaaatattttcacctCCAAGATCTTAACTTGTCTCTTCTTCCCCAGAACTCTCTGTTGAGGCTTCTGACAGTCAAGGAGCGGGAGCGAGCCCGAGCCACCTTCCTGGCCCGGGGCAGCGGAAGCACCATCAGTGAGGCAGAGTGCCACCGTGCCCAGCACTCTTGGTTCTGCAAACGCCTCACAGAGGCTCCTTCCTGCAGTGTCAGGTCTGCTCCCTACCAGTCCCTGCCCACACTCACATATCCCCTCCTTTTTCCATGCCAAATGGCCCTTGGTACGAAAGGTACCTGCCTGTTTCTCCTGCCAGTTTCTCCAGCAGCCAGGAGAGGATCCTCCTGTGTATTAGACAGTGGGCAGTGATTTCTGTTGGCCAGACATAGGGCAGCCTCTACTCCAAACTCCTGTCACCCCGTGTCAGACAAGCCCAGACATGCACATTCAGAGCTGTGGGTTCACCAGAGCATGGAAGGGGCCAGACCTTTCACTGTCCCACTCCTAACCACATGTCCTTGTGCCCAACAGCATCAGCCAAGTGGGTCCCATAGCAGACAGCAGCCCAGCCGGCAGCAGCAGCAAGAGTCAGGACAAGGCCCTGCTGCCCTCAGAGCCTGAGTCCAGGTGAGTGACACCTCCTCATCTGGCTGTCTGCTCCCCTGATTCCCAATACACACAAGTAAGTTGGTCATTACCCACTGCCACCCTTAAACAGCAAGTGCCCACCCCCAGAAACCAGGCTTCAGGAGTACACATTTGACCCCAGATGCATAGGACCAGCCAGCTGGTCTGTCACCTTGGAAGTATAGCCAGCTATCACCATGTCAGGTACGAGCCCAGGCTTGCCTGAGTTTTGCCCAGCTCAAGCCGATCAGGTCTCATGAGCCTCTAGGCTCTGCAACCAGACTCACAAACCTATTCTTTACTTCCACTCCAGATTTGTGGACTGGCCTACCTTCCTACAGGAGAATGTCATCTACATCTTGGCTGCTCGCCCCAACAGTGCAGCCATTCACCTGAAACCCCCAGGATAGCATGGAGCAGAGAAGCTCAGTTCAGGGACAGTGGcgttctcttcctcctttccttccccctttcccctacCAACCTCTGGTACTGAGACTTACGGGGATGGAGCACTGTCCACATGTCAATTTGTCACTAAGCTTTATGGCGCTGAAATCACCATTCCCCTTCACAACAGAGGTAGTAAATGCATTGCCACAGGGAGAAGCCCTAGGAGCTGTGGCAACATCCACTCCAGGACCACGCCCTGACTCCACACCGTAGACTGGACCTACCACcgcacacagccacacacacatgcacgcctAGCTGCCCATGCCTTCAGAGACTTGGTTCTTTTTGGTTGAAAAAGGACCAAAGTTCTTTTGTGAAACCTCTGGTATAGATGAGGGGGTCTCTACTCAGCCCTTCTATTAGCCAGTCCTAATTTCTAATAGATCAGTCTCTGGCCAAGTGGTTCTTAATAAGGGGGCATATCAGACTCACATGCTCTCGTAGAGATGCTGACAGGCTCCCTCTTCCCATACTAAAAATCCCTTCCTGGGTGAACCACTGTACTGGTAGATGTATGCTATGTCCCTTGatgtgttggggtggggaaatggtTGAAAACCACCACTGCACTTCAGCCCATTGTTTATTTAAATTCCAATTCCTGGTGACAGAGAAGACAACTAATATGTGGAGTCCAAGTTAGAAAAGGTGGAGGCAGCCCCTCCCAGGGATCCAGAATTCTAGAAACATCTCAGCCAGGTCATTCAAGTCTAAAAGTCTTTATTTAGCAAAAGAGTCAAACTAAGGTGAGCCATCCTGGCCCATTTTTAAGATGGGCGCTCATGGCCCAGAACCCAAGGAGAACATGTATGATGGCAGGAGTCACAGTCCTCTGGGTTAGGTGCTTCACCCAGGTCAGCTACCACAGAGACCCAAAGCCTGAGCTCCAATGAGAACAAGGTCTGgatggaagaggagaggagaaggctCATGCTCTTCCATCCTTCCAGCTCAACTCACCTGTAGACCTAGAAAAGTGTGCTGTGGTATGGAGTGCAGAGCCAGCCTCTTCCATAGCCCAAGAAAGAGCAACTCCACAGAAGCCCTAAGCAGGGACTCCTTTCAGCCACCTGACAATGAGGATAAGAGACTGGAGCTAAGAAGAGGATTTGCATCTCAACTCTTTTGAGCAGAAAAAGTCCCAGAAAAGCTTCACAGAAGGAGGAGGTGTTCCCTTCTCCCTGTTACTGAGATATAGCCTGAGCTGCTGCTTCCCCAGCTGCTTACTGCATATCCCACCCCACCAGCCTAGGGCCTGGGCCTGGCGTGGAAAGACTTCTGGGGCAAGAAGAGGCTGCCACAAAGTCACCGAGTCTGGTCTCCAAGCCCCCGCTGTCCTTCCTAAGTTCTCATCAAGTTCTCTAGTAAGTGCATGTTGTGGGTCAGCACTGGCCCTGAGGTTCAAGTTTCTGACTTAGGTTTAGCCTAAGGTCTGACTACCAAGAGCTATTCAATAAGAGATTGGGTCAGTCATACAGAAGCTAACACATTGCATTGCTCAAGGCATTTCTACAGAAGCAGCGTACAGCTCAGTGTTGCTCAGAGAAAAGGGGAGAGCTATAACCAGGGGCATGGAAAGAGCACTATATGGTCTCTTCCTGTAGAGACTGCCTCACCTAGAAGCCGAGTGAGATGCTTCTGGGGTTGGATGATTTAGGACTGAAATGAAGTAGACAGAAGATGAATATACATTCATGTGTATGGCTCTGAACATTTCAAAACCCACAGCTCTTTGTAAATGCTCCTTAGCCATACTCCCACGACTAATCAGTAGGAGAGGGCCATTAATCAGTCtagccaaaaagaaagaaagcacatGACTCTTGGGCCCAAGGACTGCATCTGAAGCAGCCAGGCCTGGGGTTTGCACTGAGAAGATTAAAGCACATTAAGCACGGGGGCTGTTGCTTACTCTCCTGGCAGATCACCTTCTGCGCCAATGGCCTTGGGCTGCTTGATCTCACGGACAGGGCATTTTGAGTAGAAACAAGCTCTGGGCTTTGAGAGCTAAATAGATTTATTTCTCCTGCTTCGTCATCAGTCACAAGGACTGGAAGTCCATCTTCTTGTTCCCTGATCCTTCACAGACCAAGGTGATGCCTACCTCTCTGGAGCTGCAGCTTCTAGCTTTCTTTGGATGAGTGGTAAAGACTGGGCCAGATCGGGCCAGCTGTATCCCAGGGCCTGGCAGAGCAGGCCTCAGAGCTCTTCCACAACAGGATCAGGCCTATTTGGGATCACTCCTCTCCCTCTAGTCCAGGACGGCAAGTTCCCTGATGAGGGTGTGCTGCGAAGGGTACAGGGTACATGGCCCCCAGAAAAGGATAGAATTCTCAGTCCATAAGAGTCCTAGGAAGCAGAGAAGCATGGAAAAGCAACCAGCGTCTTCTCTATGGGCATCTAGATTTTTACCAAAGGAGAGGATCCATTACGACCCCAGTCCAGAGTTGCAGAAggtccacccagcccctttctgGGATCTCCCTTTGCAGTGTCCTAATCCATGGAGCCCCTCTGCAGTACATATGGAGACATTCAAACTTTTATAAACCTAGTAAAGCCCATTCCCTTTCCTTGTCAAGCCCTTTCATCACTGTGACTGTCTGAAATTCTGCCAATAATGGAAATCAGTGTCTGACTCTAATAAGGGTATGAGGAAAATATTTCGATCTTTTCATCTTGGCTGCCCAGAATTGCAGAGATCAGTTCTCTTCCCAagctccacccaccccaccccctaacCAAGGGAAGCTGAGGTTACATAGATGCTTCTCTGAAGGCTACTTGCCCCAAGTCTGTATTTCACCCAGCAGTCCTCTTCTCCATGCTTAGAGTTAAAAGACAGGGACATCTGGGTGACATAGTGGAGTTGCAAAGACAGTCAGCTGAGGCAATAGCTGTGGCCAGATAGGCTCTTCAGGCCTGCTCCATGGCTTCCTCCCCTGAAACCAGTCTTCCAGCAGATGCAGGCGCTGCACTTTTGAACAATGGTCCACTCTGATCCCAGGGATGGAGCCATCCTCTTGCTCCTAGGTACTGACCCCTCAAAGTGGTCTTCCTTTGAAGACAACCACGGCTGAAGCCATGAGCACATTGCCTCTTTCTGTCCTCAGCCTAAGCAACTGGGGCTGCAGGGCAGACACTGGCCTTTCTGGCCCTGGTGCTCCCTATGGGATGTCACCCTGGCCTTGTTTGGCCAAATCTGGGGTTCCCACATTCTTGTCAACAATATGGGAAGAACAGAATCAAACTGCCTGGGAAGAGGGTACCTCACTGCAGGTTGGATTCAGGATTGGGCCTAGGCTTATAAGCCTCAACCTCAACTATTGCAGGTCTCATTACTTAGTAAGAATGGTGCCAAGACGCTCTAAACACAAGAAGGAAGCTCAGCAGAAGCTGTCTGGCAGGCCCTCAGGCCAGCCATAACCAGCCCAGAGTCAAGAGTAACCTCCAGGCACGACTGTGGCAGGCTCTAGTGATCCTGcaggcatgtccccttcaaacaagCTGGGTAAAGGCAAATACACACTTGGCATTTAAAAGGCAGAACAAAACTGATGCCATAGTTTCAGGACATCCAGGTACCTACAATCATAACCCCTTTTAACCACTCTATTTACAGTGGAATAAAATTGCTACTTTCTTCACGTCACTTAGTTTGTGCCCAGGATTTCTCTCTTGGCCCTGAGCTGCAGCCTGGACAACAAAGCATTCCTCGAGTAAGGGATATCAATGCATTATGCCTGTTCCTTGACAGCTCACTCTGGTGTGGGTTGGGAATGGGTATTTTTCCTGCTGTTGCTTTACTACTGCCACTGCTTTTGACAaccttaaaaggaaagaaaatgaacaggtTACAGAATCTCCAATAGACCCCGCTAGCACTAAGAAAAACCTTCTTCCCTCTAGGC encodes:
- the PHF24 gene encoding PHD finger protein 24, with translation MGVLMSKRQTVEQVQKVSLAVSAFKDGLRDRPSIRRTGELPGSRRGTVEGSVQEVQEEKEAETSTPVLQEESTVNRAAWERLRDGRGVEPEEFDRTSRFTPPAFIRPTRKLDDDKPPDICLEPREPVVNDDMCDVCEVWTAESLFPCRICTRVFHDGCLRRMGYIQGDSAAEVTETAHTETGWSCHYCNNLNLLLTEEEMYSLTETFQQCKVIPDCSLTLEDFLRYRHQAAKRGDSDRALSEEQEEQAARQFAALDPEHRGHVEWPDFLSHESLLLLQQLRSQNSLLRLLTVKERERARATFLARGSGSTISEAECHRAQHSWFCKRLTEAPSCSVSISQVGPIADSSPAGSSSKSQDKALLPSEPESRFVDWPTFLQENVIYILAARPNSAAIHLKPPG